A region of Salmo salar chromosome ssa17, Ssal_v3.1, whole genome shotgun sequence DNA encodes the following proteins:
- the LOC106575173 gene encoding alsin-like isoform X8, with the protein MKKWTWSGDRAEFRNGFGVFQIEFHLSMHQHCHGQISVMESQRKSSGEEDSSGERGSLHTWKGYSYSVTPERVLLSRPVLQAALGTRHGVLLVEGGQVYSFGEFPWKQSQVSEVGPLKPVLESALSGQRVVAVAAGSFHSGAVTEDGGVHMWGENSFGQCGLSILTVVPNPTPVAVLDPDTSPPHTIRVLELACGEQHSLALSAQHEVWAWGSGCQLGLVTTIYPVWKPQKVEHLAGRHVLQVTCGAFHSLALVRCLPPQEARRPLPDKCGQCNQLLYTMTDKEDHVIISDGHYCPLGVELLADGEARLGPGRSPPLRLQSSPSEPLLSSHTSASVPGPYPTITDHTDNERGRTVAQNGEVLTSTDSDISAAGTDSDRTVGGVGGAASQNSPYPDDQAVKEYLKKLSDTSLAEETAKMTIAGASFQPPADSLDLLTSDLIPGVMPVTTSSALNSLVSSCASAMGERVVSTYEALSLKKMINYYYPGVGGVAGVPGGVPGGFPGGPAEERVRLEESMQGKKSCSTGDIREEDEGLSRRLSLPGLLSQGRYAVRLLSSSSAHRLLSSLSSSYTLMLSPRLLRRASRPRVRAVPLTPVGGLPEAGELLPSLQTEVWSWGRGEEGQLGHGDNLPRLQPLCIKCLSSKEVVLVAAGAHHSLALTAQSQVFSWGSNSSGQLGHMGCPTTIPRLAKLSEGIRVWDVGAGAQHTLLLADGDCYQPILYYSGQQVREGAQDAPQDQTEGYSYTQQPVLLPFCMNLGYVSGVFAGGQSCVALADRNVMGFIASLHELAAAERKFYCKLSSVKNHILRPLLDLESLSTALGPASTVLLQSLARCYSRLCHLTGQHSASLTANLRRRREVKSLVMLEHASIFLDTYTEYCCSVGNFLVMGGFQALAKPSLDFFGKCPELLQRLAESSEENIPLSDLLVTLFYLPMRHLHEYGRLLLKLGTCFEVSSVDYQKLQDGCSKFEALALHLKRRRKEAEYTYHFWKSFPGKMTDSLRKPRRRLICESSNKALTLQNSGRFSVNWFILFNDALVHAQFSTHHVFPLATLWVEPILEENTGLYGLKVISPEETFTLLACSSMEKAKWLRSFNQAVDQAMSGAGQRAEPPISRTASYTFYKDSRLKEATYEGHWLAGKPDGRGMMKWLDGRIYTGTFKNGLEDGFGDYVIPSKTSNLNDHYQGHWKEGKMHGIGTYKYATGELYEGSFQDNMRHGHGMLRSGTLNSSSPSVFIGQWVHDKKTGYGVFDDITRGEKYMGMWQDDQRQGTGVIVTQFGLYYEGAFNNNKMQGTGVLLSEDNTTYEGEFSEDWTLNGKGVLTMANGDYFEGSFTGEWGSGLKVTGSFFKPNLYHSDGDKGRAVKLGRLAVRPEEKWRAVFEECWMRLGCEAPGQGENQRAWENIAEALTTSRRQHGDSPEMNLSRTHNRTLGSLEFIPQQHVGPVTMEKYDSIRHYLIKACDTPLHPLGRLMETLVAVYRMTYVGVGANRRLLLQAVNEIMSYLARIFQLVRFLFPDLPEEGGVIPEPSSDPQDKKDSNCADTQLESPKPGRVVSSSALLLPVLLPGLYPPLFTLYVLEKEREDDVYWECVLRLNKQPDVALLAFLGVQHKFWPVSVPVLGEKTEVVSSTKDACFASATETLQQISTTFTPSDKLQVIQLTFEEITKEVMSSLEGNFLWSMDDLFPVFLYVVLRARIRNLGSEVSLIEDLMDPCVQHGEHGIMFTTLKACYYQIQHEKTT; encoded by the exons ATGAAGAAATGGACATGGTCAGGGGACCG GGCTGAATTTAGAAACGGATTTGGAGTTTTTCAAATTGAGTTTCACCTGTCTATGCATCAGCATTGCCATGGACAAATCTCagtgatggagtcccagaggaaaAG CTCTGGTGAGGAGGACAGTTCAGGGGAGCGAGGTTCGCTCCACACCTGGAAGGGCTACTCCTATAGTGTCACCCCAGAGAGAGTGCTCCTGTCCAGGCCTGTGCTGCAGGCTGCCCTGGGAACACGCCATGGGGTTCTACTGGTGGAGG GCGGGCAGGTGTACAGCTTTGGTGAGTTCCCATGGAAACAGAGCCAGGTCTCAGAGGTGGGCCCCCTGAAGCCCGTCCTAGAGAGCGCTCTCAGCGGCCAGCGCGTGGTCGCCGTGGCAGCGGGCAGCTTCCACAGCGGGGCGGTTACCGAGGACGGCGGGGTCCACATGTGGGGGGAGAACTCCTTCGGCCAGTGTGGCCTGTCTATCCTCACTGTAGTCCCCAACCCGACTCCAGTGGCTGTCCTGGACCCCGACACCAGCCCCCCTCATACCATCCGGGTCCTGGAGCTGGCCTGCGGGGAGCAGcactcccttgctctctctgccCAGCACGAGGTGTGGGCCTGGGGCAGCGGCTGCCAGCTGGGCCTGGTCACTACCATCTATCCCGTGTGGAAACCCCAGAAGGTGGAGCACCTGGCGGGCAGACACGTCCTTCAGGTGACCTGTGGGGCCTTCCACAGCCTTGCCTTGGTGCGTTGCCTACCCCCTCAGGAGGCCCGGCGGCCCCTGCCAGATAAGTGTGGCCAGTGCAACCAGCTGCTCTACACCATGACGGACAAGGAGGACCACGTCATTATCTCAGATGGTCATTACTGCCCCCTAGGGGTGGAGTTGCTGGCTGACGGAGAGGCCAGGCTGGGGCCTGGAAGGTCCCCTCCGCTAAGGCTCCAGAGCTCCCCTTCAgagcccctcctctcctctcatacctCGGCCTCAGTGCCTGGTCCCTATCCCACCATAACAGACCATACAGACAATGAGAGGGGGAGGACAGTGGCACAGAATGGGGAAGTCTTAACCAGCACAGACTCTGACATCTCTGCTGCTGGGACAGACTCTGATCGAACTGTTGGAGGTGTGGGGGGTGCAGCATCTCAGAACTCCCCCTACCCTGATGATCAGGCAGTGAAAGAATATCTCAAGAAACTGTCTGACACCTCTCTGGCTGAGGAGACTGCCAAGATGACCATAGCAGGAGCAAGTTTTCAG CCCCCAGCAGATAGCCTTGAcctcctgacctctgacctcatcccCGGGGTCATGCCAGTGACCACCAGCTCTGCCCTCAACAGCCTGGTCTCATCCTGTGCCTCCGCCATGGGCGAGAGAGTGGTCTCCACCTACGAGGCTCTGTCCCTGAAGAAGATGATTAACTACTACTACCCCGGGGTTGGGGGTGTAGCAGGAGTACCCGGTGGGGTGCCAGGGGGGTTTCCAGGGGGACCCGCGGAGGAGCGGGTGCGTCTGGAGGAGTCCATGCAGGGGAAGAAGAGCTGCAGCACGGGGGACATCCGTGAGGAGGATGAGGGCCTGAGTCGACGTCTCTCTCTGCCTGGACTCCTCTCTCAGGGTAGATACGCTGTTCGTCTcttatcctcctcctctgctCATCGCCTCTTATCCTCCTTATCTTCCTCCTATACTCTGATGT TGTCCCCCAGGTTGCTGCGGAGGGCCAGCCGGCCCAGGGTGCGAGCGGTGCCCCTCACCCCTGTGGGAGGGCTCCCAGAGGCGGGGGAGCTGCTCCCCTCCCTGCAGACCGAGGTGTGGAGCTGGGGGCGGGGCGAGGAGGGCCAGCTTGGCCACGGGGACAACCTCCCCAG GCTGCAGCCACTGTGCATCAAGTGTCTGAGCAGTAAGGAGGTGGTGCTTGTGGCTGCTGGGGCACATCACTCCCTGGCCCTGACTGCACAGTCCCAG gtCTTCTCCTGGGGTAGTAACAGCTCTGGCCAGCTGGGACACATGGGGTGTCCTACTACTATCCCTCGCCTTGCCAAG CTGTCTGAGGGGATCCGTGTATGGGATGTGGGTGCTGGGGCACAGCACACCCTCCTCCTGGCCGATGGGGACTGTTACCAGCCCATCCTTTACTATAGCGGACAGCAGGTCAGAGAGGGGGCGCAGGACGCACCCCAGGACCAGACAGAGGGGTACAGCTACACCCAGCAACCAGTGCTGCTCCCCTTCTGCATGAAC TTGGGCTACGTGAGCGGTGTGTTTGCGGGGGGCCAGAGCTGCGTGGCGCTAGCCGATCGCAACGTCATGGGTTTCATCGCCAGCCTCCACGAGCTGGCTGCTGCCGAGAGGAAGTTCTACTGCAAGCTGAGCTCTGTGAAGAACCACATACTGCGCCCCCTGTTGGACCTGG AGTCGTTGAGTACAGCCCTAGGCCCGGCGTCCACAGTGCTGCTACAGAGCCTGGCGAGGTGTTATAGCCGCCTGTGTCACCTCACTGGGCAGCACTCCGCCTCCCTCACCGCCAACCTGCGCCGCCGTCGGGAGGTGAAAAGCTTGGTTATGCTGGAGCATGCCAGCATCTTCCTGGACACGTACACTGA GTACTGCTGCTCTGTGGGTAACTTCCTGGTGATGGGGGGCTTCCAGGCTCTGGCCAAGCCCTCGCT AGATTTCTTTGGGAAGTGTCCAGAGCTGTTGCAGCGGCTGGCAGAGTCCAGCGAGGAGAACATTCCTCTGAGTGACCTGTTGGTGACTCTCTTCTACCTGCCCATGAGACACCTTCACGAGTATGGCAGGCTGCTGCTCAAACTGGGAACCTGCTTCGAGGTG AGCTCAGTGGACTACCAGAAGCTTCAGGACGGCTGCTCTAAGTTTGAGGCCCTGGCTCTTcatctgaagaggaggaggaaggaggcagaGTACACGTACCACTTCTGGAAGAGCTTCCCTGGCAAGATGACG GATTCCCTGCGTAAGCCCCGCCGGAGGCTGATCTGTGAGAGCAGTAACAAGGCCCTGACGCTACAGAACTCTGGAAGGTTCTCTGTCAACTGGTTCATCCTCTTCAATGATGCACTCGTCCACGCTCAG ttCTCCACCCACCATGTCTTCCCATTGGCCACACTGTGGGTCGAGCCCATCCTGGAGGAGAACACTGGCCT GTATGGACTGAAGGTGATCTCACCTGAGGAGACATTCACCCTGCTGGCCTGTTCTTCCATGGAGAAG GCCAAGTGGCTTCGCTCCTTCAACCAGGCGGTGGACCAGGCCATGAGTGGGGCGGGGCAGAGGGCGGAGCCTCCCATCTCCCGGACCGCCTCCTACACCTTCTACAAGGACAGCCGTCTGAAGGAGGCCACCTACGAGGGCCACTGGCTGGCCGGCAAGCCCGATGGGAG GGGAATGATGAAGTGGCTTGATGGGAGAATTTACACGGGGACGTTCAAGAACGGACTGGAGGATGG TTTTGGAGATTACGTTATTCCCAGCAAGACGTCGAACCTGAACGACCACTATCAAGGCCACTGGAAAGAAGGGAAGATGCACGGCATCGGAACATACAA GTATGCCACAGGTGAGTTGTACGAGGGCTCGTTCCAGGACAACATGCGTCACGGTCACGGGATGCTGCGCAGCGGCACGCTGAACTCCTCCTCCCCCAGCGTCTTCATCGGCCAATGGGTGCACGACAAGAAGACGGGCTACGGCGTCTTTGATGACATCACCAG AGGAGAGAAGTACATGGGCATGTGGCAGGATGACCAGCGGCAGGGCACGGGCGTCATAGTAACCCAGTTTGGCCTGTACTACGAGGGAgccttcaacaacaacaagatgcaG GGCACAGGGGTCCTGCTGTCTGAGGACAACACCACATATGAAGGAGAGTTCTCGGAGGACTGGACTCTCAACGGAAAG GGTGTGCTGACCATGGCTAATGGGGACTACTTTGAGGGCTCCTTCACCGGGGAGTGGGGCTCCGGCCTGAAGGTCACCGGATCCTTCTTCAAACCCAACCTCTACCACTCAGACGGGGACAAGGGCCGCGCTGT TAAGCTGGGGCGTCTGGCGGTGCGTCCGGAGGAGAAGTGGAGGGCAGTGTTTGAGGAGTGTTGGATGAGGCTGGGCTGTGAGGCCCCTGGCCagggagagaatcagagagcCTGGGAGAACATCGCTGAAGCCCTGACCACCAGCAGGAGACAGCacggagacag CCCAGAGATGAACCTGAGTCGGACTCATAACAGAACTCTGGGGAGTCTGGAGTTCATCCCTCAGCAGCATGTTGGCCCTGTTACCATGGAGAAGTATGACAGTATCCGCCATTACCTCATCAAG gcgtGTGACACGCCCCTGCACCCCCTGGGCAGGCTGATGGAGACCCTGGTGGCTGTCTACAGGATGACCTACGTGGGGGTGGGGGCCAACCGCCGCCTCCTACTGCAGGCTGTCAACGAGATCATGTCCTACCTGGCACGCATCTTCCAGctcgtcag GTTCCTGTTCCCAGATCTGCCTGAAGAGGGTGGAGTGATCCCTGAACCATCCTCTGACCCCCAGGACAAGAAGGATTCCAACTGCGCAGACACCCAGCTAGAATCCCCCAAACCTGG GCGTGTGGTGAGTAGCTCAGCTCTGCTCCTGCCGGTGTTGCTGCCtggtctctacccccctctcttcaccctgtacgtcctggagaaggagagggaggacgaCGTGTACTGGGAGTGTGTCCTCCGCCTCAACAAACAGCCAGATGTGGCCCTGCTCGCCTTCCTCGGCGTGCAACA TAAGTTTTGGCCGGTTTCGGTTCCAGTGTTGGGGGAGAAGACGGAG gTTGTGTCCAGCACAAAAGACGCCTGTTTTGCCTCAGCAACAGAGACCTTACAGCAGATCAG CACAACGTTCACCCCGTCCGACAAGCTGCAGGTGATCCAGCTGACATTTGAGGAGATCACAAAGGAAGTGATGTCATCTCTGGAGGGTAACTTCCTGTGGTCCATGGACGACCTGTTTCCTGTGTTCCTCTACGTGGTACTGCGCGCCCG GATCAGGAACCTGGGGTCAGAGGTGAGTCTGATAGAGGACCTGATGGACCCCTGTGTACAGCACGGAGAACACGGCATCATGTTCACCACTCTCAAG gcGTGTTACTATCAGATCCAGCATGAGAAGACCACATAA
- the LOC106575173 gene encoding alsin-like isoform X9, whose protein sequence is MKKWTWSGDRAEFRNGFGVFQIEFHLSMHQHCHGQISVMESQRKSSGEEDSSGERGSLHTWKGYSYSVTPERVLLSRPVLQAALGTRHGVLLVEGGQVYSFGEFPWKQSQVSEVGPLKPVLESALSGQRVVAVAAGSFHSGAVTEDGGVHMWGENSFGQCGLSILTVVPNPTPVAVLDPDTSPPHTIRVLELACGEQHSLALSAQHEVWAWGSGCQLGLVTTIYPVWKPQKVEHLAGRHVLQVTCGAFHSLALVRCLPPQEARRPLPDKCGQCNQLLYTMTDKEDHVIISDGHYCPLGVELLADGEARLGPGRSPPLRLQSSPSEPLLSSHTSASVPGPYPTITDHTDNERGRTVAQNGEVLTSTDSDISAAGTDSDRTVGGVGGAASQNSPYPDDQAVKEYLKKLSDTSLAEETAKMTIAGASFQPPADSLDLLTSDLIPGVMPVTTSSALNSLVSSCASAMGERVVSTYEALSLKKMINYYYPGVGGVAGVPGGVPGGFPGGPAEERVRLEESMQGKKSCSTGDIREEDEGLSRRLSLPGLLSQVSPRLLRRASRPRVRAVPLTPVGGLPEAGELLPSLQTEVWSWGRGEEGQLGHGDNLPRLQPLCIKCLSSKEVVLVAAGAHHSLALTAQSQVFSWGSNSSGQLGHMGCPTTIPRLAKLSEGIRVWDVGAGAQHTLLLADGDCYQPILYYSGQQVREGAQDAPQDQTEGYSYTQQPVLLPFCMNLGYVSGVFAGGQSCVALADRNVMGFIASLHELAAAERKFYCKLSSVKNHILRPLLDLESLSTALGPASTVLLQSLARCYSRLCHLTGQHSASLTANLRRRREVKSLVMLEHASIFLDTYTEYCCSVGNFLVMGGFQALAKPSLDFFGKCPELLQRLAESSEENIPLSDLLVTLFYLPMRHLHEYGRLLLKLGTCFEVSSVDYQKLQDGCSKFEALALHLKRRRKEAEYTYHFWKSFPGKMTDSLRKPRRRLICESSNKALTLQNSGRFSVNWFILFNDALVHAQFSTHHVFPLATLWVEPILEENTGLYGLKVISPEETFTLLACSSMEKAKWLRSFNQAVDQAMSGAGQRAEPPISRTASYTFYKDSRLKEATYEGHWLAGKPDGRGMMKWLDGRIYTGTFKNGLEDGFGDYVIPSKTSNLNDHYQGHWKEGKMHGIGTYKYATGELYEGSFQDNMRHGHGMLRSGTLNSSSPSVFIGQWVHDKKTGYGVFDDITRGEKYMGMWQDDQRQGTGVIVTQFGLYYEGAFNNNKMQGTGVLLSEDNTTYEGEFSEDWTLNGKGVLTMANGDYFEGSFTGEWGSGLKVTGSFFKPNLYHSDGDKGRAVKLGRLAVRPEEKWRAVFEECWMRLGCEAPGQGENQRAWENIAEALTTSRRQHGDSPEMNLSRTHNRTLGSLEFIPQQHVGPVTMEKYDSIRHYLIKACDTPLHPLGRLMETLVAVYRMTYVGVGANRRLLLQAVNEIMSYLARIFQLVRFLFPDLPEEGGVIPEPSSDPQDKKDSNCADTQLESPKPGRVVSSSALLLPVLLPGLYPPLFTLYVLEKEREDDVYWECVLRLNKQPDVALLAFLGVQHKFWPVSVPVLGEKTEVVSSTKDACFASATETLQQISTTFTPSDKLQVIQLTFEEITKEVMSSLEGNFLWSMDDLFPVFLYVVLRARIRNLGSEVSLIEDLMDPCVQHGEHGIMFTTLKACYYQIQHEKTT, encoded by the exons ATGAAGAAATGGACATGGTCAGGGGACCG GGCTGAATTTAGAAACGGATTTGGAGTTTTTCAAATTGAGTTTCACCTGTCTATGCATCAGCATTGCCATGGACAAATCTCagtgatggagtcccagaggaaaAG CTCTGGTGAGGAGGACAGTTCAGGGGAGCGAGGTTCGCTCCACACCTGGAAGGGCTACTCCTATAGTGTCACCCCAGAGAGAGTGCTCCTGTCCAGGCCTGTGCTGCAGGCTGCCCTGGGAACACGCCATGGGGTTCTACTGGTGGAGG GCGGGCAGGTGTACAGCTTTGGTGAGTTCCCATGGAAACAGAGCCAGGTCTCAGAGGTGGGCCCCCTGAAGCCCGTCCTAGAGAGCGCTCTCAGCGGCCAGCGCGTGGTCGCCGTGGCAGCGGGCAGCTTCCACAGCGGGGCGGTTACCGAGGACGGCGGGGTCCACATGTGGGGGGAGAACTCCTTCGGCCAGTGTGGCCTGTCTATCCTCACTGTAGTCCCCAACCCGACTCCAGTGGCTGTCCTGGACCCCGACACCAGCCCCCCTCATACCATCCGGGTCCTGGAGCTGGCCTGCGGGGAGCAGcactcccttgctctctctgccCAGCACGAGGTGTGGGCCTGGGGCAGCGGCTGCCAGCTGGGCCTGGTCACTACCATCTATCCCGTGTGGAAACCCCAGAAGGTGGAGCACCTGGCGGGCAGACACGTCCTTCAGGTGACCTGTGGGGCCTTCCACAGCCTTGCCTTGGTGCGTTGCCTACCCCCTCAGGAGGCCCGGCGGCCCCTGCCAGATAAGTGTGGCCAGTGCAACCAGCTGCTCTACACCATGACGGACAAGGAGGACCACGTCATTATCTCAGATGGTCATTACTGCCCCCTAGGGGTGGAGTTGCTGGCTGACGGAGAGGCCAGGCTGGGGCCTGGAAGGTCCCCTCCGCTAAGGCTCCAGAGCTCCCCTTCAgagcccctcctctcctctcatacctCGGCCTCAGTGCCTGGTCCCTATCCCACCATAACAGACCATACAGACAATGAGAGGGGGAGGACAGTGGCACAGAATGGGGAAGTCTTAACCAGCACAGACTCTGACATCTCTGCTGCTGGGACAGACTCTGATCGAACTGTTGGAGGTGTGGGGGGTGCAGCATCTCAGAACTCCCCCTACCCTGATGATCAGGCAGTGAAAGAATATCTCAAGAAACTGTCTGACACCTCTCTGGCTGAGGAGACTGCCAAGATGACCATAGCAGGAGCAAGTTTTCAG CCCCCAGCAGATAGCCTTGAcctcctgacctctgacctcatcccCGGGGTCATGCCAGTGACCACCAGCTCTGCCCTCAACAGCCTGGTCTCATCCTGTGCCTCCGCCATGGGCGAGAGAGTGGTCTCCACCTACGAGGCTCTGTCCCTGAAGAAGATGATTAACTACTACTACCCCGGGGTTGGGGGTGTAGCAGGAGTACCCGGTGGGGTGCCAGGGGGGTTTCCAGGGGGACCCGCGGAGGAGCGGGTGCGTCTGGAGGAGTCCATGCAGGGGAAGAAGAGCTGCAGCACGGGGGACATCCGTGAGGAGGATGAGGGCCTGAGTCGACGTCTCTCTCTGCCTGGACTCCTCTCTCAGG TGTCCCCCAGGTTGCTGCGGAGGGCCAGCCGGCCCAGGGTGCGAGCGGTGCCCCTCACCCCTGTGGGAGGGCTCCCAGAGGCGGGGGAGCTGCTCCCCTCCCTGCAGACCGAGGTGTGGAGCTGGGGGCGGGGCGAGGAGGGCCAGCTTGGCCACGGGGACAACCTCCCCAG GCTGCAGCCACTGTGCATCAAGTGTCTGAGCAGTAAGGAGGTGGTGCTTGTGGCTGCTGGGGCACATCACTCCCTGGCCCTGACTGCACAGTCCCAG gtCTTCTCCTGGGGTAGTAACAGCTCTGGCCAGCTGGGACACATGGGGTGTCCTACTACTATCCCTCGCCTTGCCAAG CTGTCTGAGGGGATCCGTGTATGGGATGTGGGTGCTGGGGCACAGCACACCCTCCTCCTGGCCGATGGGGACTGTTACCAGCCCATCCTTTACTATAGCGGACAGCAGGTCAGAGAGGGGGCGCAGGACGCACCCCAGGACCAGACAGAGGGGTACAGCTACACCCAGCAACCAGTGCTGCTCCCCTTCTGCATGAAC TTGGGCTACGTGAGCGGTGTGTTTGCGGGGGGCCAGAGCTGCGTGGCGCTAGCCGATCGCAACGTCATGGGTTTCATCGCCAGCCTCCACGAGCTGGCTGCTGCCGAGAGGAAGTTCTACTGCAAGCTGAGCTCTGTGAAGAACCACATACTGCGCCCCCTGTTGGACCTGG AGTCGTTGAGTACAGCCCTAGGCCCGGCGTCCACAGTGCTGCTACAGAGCCTGGCGAGGTGTTATAGCCGCCTGTGTCACCTCACTGGGCAGCACTCCGCCTCCCTCACCGCCAACCTGCGCCGCCGTCGGGAGGTGAAAAGCTTGGTTATGCTGGAGCATGCCAGCATCTTCCTGGACACGTACACTGA GTACTGCTGCTCTGTGGGTAACTTCCTGGTGATGGGGGGCTTCCAGGCTCTGGCCAAGCCCTCGCT AGATTTCTTTGGGAAGTGTCCAGAGCTGTTGCAGCGGCTGGCAGAGTCCAGCGAGGAGAACATTCCTCTGAGTGACCTGTTGGTGACTCTCTTCTACCTGCCCATGAGACACCTTCACGAGTATGGCAGGCTGCTGCTCAAACTGGGAACCTGCTTCGAGGTG AGCTCAGTGGACTACCAGAAGCTTCAGGACGGCTGCTCTAAGTTTGAGGCCCTGGCTCTTcatctgaagaggaggaggaaggaggcagaGTACACGTACCACTTCTGGAAGAGCTTCCCTGGCAAGATGACG GATTCCCTGCGTAAGCCCCGCCGGAGGCTGATCTGTGAGAGCAGTAACAAGGCCCTGACGCTACAGAACTCTGGAAGGTTCTCTGTCAACTGGTTCATCCTCTTCAATGATGCACTCGTCCACGCTCAG ttCTCCACCCACCATGTCTTCCCATTGGCCACACTGTGGGTCGAGCCCATCCTGGAGGAGAACACTGGCCT GTATGGACTGAAGGTGATCTCACCTGAGGAGACATTCACCCTGCTGGCCTGTTCTTCCATGGAGAAG GCCAAGTGGCTTCGCTCCTTCAACCAGGCGGTGGACCAGGCCATGAGTGGGGCGGGGCAGAGGGCGGAGCCTCCCATCTCCCGGACCGCCTCCTACACCTTCTACAAGGACAGCCGTCTGAAGGAGGCCACCTACGAGGGCCACTGGCTGGCCGGCAAGCCCGATGGGAG GGGAATGATGAAGTGGCTTGATGGGAGAATTTACACGGGGACGTTCAAGAACGGACTGGAGGATGG TTTTGGAGATTACGTTATTCCCAGCAAGACGTCGAACCTGAACGACCACTATCAAGGCCACTGGAAAGAAGGGAAGATGCACGGCATCGGAACATACAA GTATGCCACAGGTGAGTTGTACGAGGGCTCGTTCCAGGACAACATGCGTCACGGTCACGGGATGCTGCGCAGCGGCACGCTGAACTCCTCCTCCCCCAGCGTCTTCATCGGCCAATGGGTGCACGACAAGAAGACGGGCTACGGCGTCTTTGATGACATCACCAG AGGAGAGAAGTACATGGGCATGTGGCAGGATGACCAGCGGCAGGGCACGGGCGTCATAGTAACCCAGTTTGGCCTGTACTACGAGGGAgccttcaacaacaacaagatgcaG GGCACAGGGGTCCTGCTGTCTGAGGACAACACCACATATGAAGGAGAGTTCTCGGAGGACTGGACTCTCAACGGAAAG GGTGTGCTGACCATGGCTAATGGGGACTACTTTGAGGGCTCCTTCACCGGGGAGTGGGGCTCCGGCCTGAAGGTCACCGGATCCTTCTTCAAACCCAACCTCTACCACTCAGACGGGGACAAGGGCCGCGCTGT TAAGCTGGGGCGTCTGGCGGTGCGTCCGGAGGAGAAGTGGAGGGCAGTGTTTGAGGAGTGTTGGATGAGGCTGGGCTGTGAGGCCCCTGGCCagggagagaatcagagagcCTGGGAGAACATCGCTGAAGCCCTGACCACCAGCAGGAGACAGCacggagacag CCCAGAGATGAACCTGAGTCGGACTCATAACAGAACTCTGGGGAGTCTGGAGTTCATCCCTCAGCAGCATGTTGGCCCTGTTACCATGGAGAAGTATGACAGTATCCGCCATTACCTCATCAAG gcgtGTGACACGCCCCTGCACCCCCTGGGCAGGCTGATGGAGACCCTGGTGGCTGTCTACAGGATGACCTACGTGGGGGTGGGGGCCAACCGCCGCCTCCTACTGCAGGCTGTCAACGAGATCATGTCCTACCTGGCACGCATCTTCCAGctcgtcag GTTCCTGTTCCCAGATCTGCCTGAAGAGGGTGGAGTGATCCCTGAACCATCCTCTGACCCCCAGGACAAGAAGGATTCCAACTGCGCAGACACCCAGCTAGAATCCCCCAAACCTGG GCGTGTGGTGAGTAGCTCAGCTCTGCTCCTGCCGGTGTTGCTGCCtggtctctacccccctctcttcaccctgtacgtcctggagaaggagagggaggacgaCGTGTACTGGGAGTGTGTCCTCCGCCTCAACAAACAGCCAGATGTGGCCCTGCTCGCCTTCCTCGGCGTGCAACA TAAGTTTTGGCCGGTTTCGGTTCCAGTGTTGGGGGAGAAGACGGAG gTTGTGTCCAGCACAAAAGACGCCTGTTTTGCCTCAGCAACAGAGACCTTACAGCAGATCAG CACAACGTTCACCCCGTCCGACAAGCTGCAGGTGATCCAGCTGACATTTGAGGAGATCACAAAGGAAGTGATGTCATCTCTGGAGGGTAACTTCCTGTGGTCCATGGACGACCTGTTTCCTGTGTTCCTCTACGTGGTACTGCGCGCCCG GATCAGGAACCTGGGGTCAGAGGTGAGTCTGATAGAGGACCTGATGGACCCCTGTGTACAGCACGGAGAACACGGCATCATGTTCACCACTCTCAAG gcGTGTTACTATCAGATCCAGCATGAGAAGACCACATAA